A section of the Heterodontus francisci isolate sHetFra1 unplaced genomic scaffold, sHetFra1.hap1 HAP1_SCAFFOLD_83, whole genome shotgun sequence genome encodes:
- the LOC137365645 gene encoding uncharacterized protein, with protein sequence YCVPSLFLFKSSQEIKWVGCFCITHFQLDNKVFAVTVREGKKKGELKCCFQVTIDKTGKPSNKLKGTSHNDPNIVKIREVKDLRKTIEIETGYGDTNAWVEWIKYTVKSLNKNNCYACASGRPIAQVVPFPLGWERDRKGMECMLALYQDKTAWGIQTCISLSIMFPPLEKKDSRTPPSFLATSVNHTSCVCRHGAELTRNMGELKSCIETEDVTGRVRGGNNSSLNVPRADLWWYCGGKILRQTLPSQWKGTCAIVQLAIPFTLAFEKQKIITRERGKREVIANSFDDQVYLDSIGVPRGVPDEFKARNQITAGFESLFWWVTINKNVDWINYIYYNQQRFINYTRDAVKGIAEQLDATSRMAWENRLALDMILAEKGGVCIMLGGKCCTLIPNNTAPDGSITRALQGLTTLAEEMAENSGADTSLTGWLESWFRKWKGMIISVFTSLIMVVGILIVIGCCIIPCGRGLTQRLIETALTNQMSIQRGQEESMYLLGNDKVDSINRNTDIEKAAEIMLRGFERTYENPPQYGENNKD encoded by the coding sequence tattgtgtgccttctctctttcttttcaaaagtagccaggaaataaaatgggttggatgtttttgtattacccacttccaattagacaacaaggtgtttgcagtaacagttagagaagggaaaaagaaaggtgaattaaaatgttgttttcaggtaacaatagataagactggtaaaccatctaacaaactaaaagggacctctcataatgatcctaacatagtaaaaataagagaggtaaaggacctgagaaagacaattgagatagaaaccggttacggggacacaaatgcctgggtagaatggataaaatatactgtaaaaagtttgaacaaaaacaattgctatgcttgtgcatctggtagaccgatagctcaagtagtacctttcccgctggggtgggagcgtgaccgaaagggcatggaatgcatgttagccctatatcaggataagacggcttggggtattcaaacttgcatatccttgtcaataatgttccctcccctagagaaaaaggattcaaggactcccccttcatttttagccaccagtgtgaatcacacatcatgcgtatgtcgacacggtgcggagctaaccagaaatatgggagagttgaagtcatgcatagagactgaggacgtaactggaagagtcaggggagggaacaactcatcattgaatgttcccagagcggatttatggtggtattgcggaggaaaaatcctgagacagaccttaccctcccagtggaaggggacgtgcgcaattgttcaattggcaataccattcaccttggcatttgagaaacaaaagataataacgagggaaaggggtaaaagggaagtgatagcgaactcttttgacgaccaggtgtacttggattccataggggtcccaagaggggtacctgatgaattcaaggcccgaaaccaaataaccgccggtttcgagtctttgttttggtgggtcactattaacaaaaatgtagattggataaattatatttattacaaccaacaaagatttataaattatactagagatgcggtaaaaggtatagctgaacaattagatgccactagtagaatggcttgggaaaatcgactggctctagatatgatcttagcagaaaaaggaggtgtgtgtataatgttaggagggaaatgttgcacattaatcccaaataacacagcacccgatggttcaatcacccgagcactgcaagggttaacaactttagcagaggagatggccgaaaattcaggagcagacacttccctgacagggtggcttgaatcctggtttagaaaatggaaaggcatgataatctcggtttttacctccttgatcatggttgtcggaatactaatagtcatcgggtgttgtattattccttgtggaagagggctgacacagcgattgattgagacagctttgacgaatcagatgtcaatacaaagaggccaggaagaaagtatgtacctgttaggtaatgacaaagtggatagtatcaacagaaatacagacattgaaaaggcagctgaaataatgctcagaggatttgagaggacatatgagaaccctccgcagtatggagaaaacaacaaggattaa